A single Pyxicephalus adspersus chromosome 8, UCB_Pads_2.0, whole genome shotgun sequence DNA region contains:
- the LOC140336754 gene encoding coagulation factor XIII B chain-like isoform X3: MWWSVGRMLLALLASGKNVTPTGICTVSNLENGYHTPNKTTFKVGEHLLYQCNEGYMSAQRNTIEEAECLLSGWSAVLQCSEIKCFVPLSSGFDRHHPVYSNGQLAKFSCNEGMILKGSAISQCYYYGWDPQLPVCEATGIKSRCLPPPQPDNTENIEQKQDYFNGDKIQIKCKTGFKMYGSSSVLCQNGKWTAPPQCVRTLKCNKPPSIPFGILDAATTKDEYYSGNVVAYKCNKDFEMYGWPLSICINGKWSLPPACSKQGQNCSSPPSITNGEVKEIVKKQYISGSIVEYQCLKYYKALGSLEITCRNGLWTEPPLCLEPCTVGQRDLFNNNIELKNSISEKLYFEHDKIIEFLCSPGYELETSRSTLTTKCERGKLMYPKCVKKHSDGCAISEEVMLKNGITRNNPLLNIADGDTVEFQCVGNLVPEKTLTAKCNEGKIVYPHCIKQKPCRISQEKLDENFLELDATEDNKVYFEDGENINFVCKQGYLSEFDLTGLCIRQDIVYPICHKTDE; this comes from the exons atgtggtggtcagtgggaagaatgttgcttgcattgctggccagtgggaagaatgtcactccaacag GGATCTGTACAGTTTCAAACTTGGAGAATGGATATCATACAccaaataaaacaacttttaaagtTGGAGAGCATCTCCTATATCAATGCAATGAAGGCTATATGAGTGCACAAAGAAATACCATAGAAGAAGCAGAATGCCTTTTGTCTGGATGGTCAGCTGTTCTACAATGTTCtg AAATTAAATGCTTTGTACCGCTATCCAGTGGTTTTGATAGACATCATCCAGTCTATTCCAATGGCCAACTAGCAAAATTTTCTTGTAATGAAGGGATGATACTAAAAGGATCAGCAATCAGCCAGTGTTACTACTATGGATGGGACCCCCAGTTACCAGTGTGCGagg ctactGGTATAAAATCTAGGTGTCTGCCACCACCACAGCCAGACAATACCGaaaatattgaacaaaaacaAGACTACTTTAATGGTGACAAAATTCAGATAAAATGCAAAACAGGTTTCAAAATGTATGGCTCTTCATCTGTACTTTGTCAAAATGGCAAATGGACAGCACCCCCTCAGTGTGTCA GGACATTGAAGTGTAATAAACCTCCCTCCATACCATTTGGAATACTGGATGCAGCAACTACAAAAGATGAATACTACAGTGGAAATGTTGTGGCGTACAAGTGCAACAAAGATTTTGAAATGTATGGGTGGCCTCTAAGCATCTGCATCAATGGGAAGTGGTCATTGCCTCCAGCATGTAGCA aacAAGGACAGAATTGCTCATCTCCGCCATCCATCACAAATGGAGAAGTAAAAGAAATAGTGAAGAAACAATACATATCTGGGTCGATAGTGGAATATCAATgtctaaaatattataaagctCTGGGAAGTTTGGAAATCACTTGCAGAAATGGACTCTGGACAGAACCACCACTTTGCCTTG AACCGTGCACAGTGGGGCAAAGAGATTTGTTCAACAATAATATTGAGTTAAAGAATTCAATAtctgaaaaactttattttgaacATGATAAAATAATTGAGTTTTTGTGCTCACCTGGATATGAACTAGAGACATCTCGCTCAACTTTAACAACTAAATGTGAAAGAGGAAAATTAATGTACCCCAAATGTGTAAAGAAACATTCTG ATGGTTGTGCTATATCAGAAGAAGTCATGCTAAAAAATGGTATTACTCGAAACAATCCACTTTTAAATATTGCTGATGGGGATACTGTAGAATTTCAATGTGTTGGAAATCTAGTTCCTGAAAAAACACTTACAGCAAAGTGTAATGAAGGAAAAATAGTATATCCCCACTGCATCAAGCAGA AACCTTGTCGAATATCTCAAGAAAAATTGGATGAAAACTTTCTGGAGCTTGATGCAACTGAagacaataaagtttattttgaagaTGGAGAAAACATTAACTTTGTCTGCAAACAAGGATATTTATCAGAATTCGATCTCACTGGATTATGTATTAGGCAGGATATTGTGTATCCCATATGTCATAAAACAGATGAGTAG
- the LOC140336754 gene encoding coagulation factor XIII B chain-like isoform X2, with amino-acid sequence MISLGHYIFPFLLFIVPCLGTSSVPENKQGICTVSNLENGYHTPNKTTFKVGEHLLYQCNEGYMSAQRNTIEEAECLLSGWSAVLQCSEIKCFVPLSSGFDRHHPVYSNGQLAKFSCNEGMILKGSAISQCYYYGWDPQLPVCEATGIKSRCLPPPQPDNTENIEQKQDYFNGDKIQIKCKTGFKMYGSSSVLCQNGKWTAPPQCVRTLKCNKPPSIPFGILDAATTKDEYYSGNVVAYKCNKDFEMYGWPLSICINGKWSLPPACSKQGQNCSSPPSITNGEVKEIVKKQYISGSIVEYQCLKYYKALGSLEITCRNGLWTEPPLCLEPCTVGQRDLFNNNIELKNSISEKLYFEHDKIIEFLCSPGYELETSRSTLTTKCERGKLMYPKCVKKHSDGCAISEEVMLKNGITRNNPLLNIADGDTVEFQCVGNLVPEKTLTAKCNEGKIVYPHCIKQSSDSCQVSQDKIIQNNLLLPRSASERKVFRNGETMLIRCKPGYFALSPPMILKCLDRKMTYPKCTQGQPCRISQEKLDENFLELDATEDNKVYFEDGENINFVCKQGYLSEFDLTGLCIRQDIVYPICHKTDE; translated from the exons ATGATCTCTCTGGGACATTatatctttccttttcttttgtttatagtACCATGCTTAGGAACGTCTTCTGTCCCGGAAAATAAACAAG GGATCTGTACAGTTTCAAACTTGGAGAATGGATATCATACAccaaataaaacaacttttaaagtTGGAGAGCATCTCCTATATCAATGCAATGAAGGCTATATGAGTGCACAAAGAAATACCATAGAAGAAGCAGAATGCCTTTTGTCTGGATGGTCAGCTGTTCTACAATGTTCtg AAATTAAATGCTTTGTACCGCTATCCAGTGGTTTTGATAGACATCATCCAGTCTATTCCAATGGCCAACTAGCAAAATTTTCTTGTAATGAAGGGATGATACTAAAAGGATCAGCAATCAGCCAGTGTTACTACTATGGATGGGACCCCCAGTTACCAGTGTGCGagg ctactGGTATAAAATCTAGGTGTCTGCCACCACCACAGCCAGACAATACCGaaaatattgaacaaaaacaAGACTACTTTAATGGTGACAAAATTCAGATAAAATGCAAAACAGGTTTCAAAATGTATGGCTCTTCATCTGTACTTTGTCAAAATGGCAAATGGACAGCACCCCCTCAGTGTGTCA GGACATTGAAGTGTAATAAACCTCCCTCCATACCATTTGGAATACTGGATGCAGCAACTACAAAAGATGAATACTACAGTGGAAATGTTGTGGCGTACAAGTGCAACAAAGATTTTGAAATGTATGGGTGGCCTCTAAGCATCTGCATCAATGGGAAGTGGTCATTGCCTCCAGCATGTAGCA aacAAGGACAGAATTGCTCATCTCCGCCATCCATCACAAATGGAGAAGTAAAAGAAATAGTGAAGAAACAATACATATCTGGGTCGATAGTGGAATATCAATgtctaaaatattataaagctCTGGGAAGTTTGGAAATCACTTGCAGAAATGGACTCTGGACAGAACCACCACTTTGCCTTG AACCGTGCACAGTGGGGCAAAGAGATTTGTTCAACAATAATATTGAGTTAAAGAATTCAATAtctgaaaaactttattttgaacATGATAAAATAATTGAGTTTTTGTGCTCACCTGGATATGAACTAGAGACATCTCGCTCAACTTTAACAACTAAATGTGAAAGAGGAAAATTAATGTACCCCAAATGTGTAAAGAAACATTCTG ATGGTTGTGCTATATCAGAAGAAGTCATGCTAAAAAATGGTATTACTCGAAACAATCCACTTTTAAATATTGCTGATGGGGATACTGTAGAATTTCAATGTGTTGGAAATCTAGTTCCTGAAAAAACACTTACAGCAAAGTGTAATGAAGGAAAAATAGTATATCCCCACTGCATCAAGCAGA GCTCAGACTCATGCCAAGTTTCTCAAGataaaatcattcaaaataatctaTTGTTACCAAGGAGTGCTTCTGAACGTAAAGTCTTTAGAAATGGTGAGACAATGCTGATTAGGTGTAAGCCTGGATATTTCGCTTTATCTCCACCTATGATACTGAAATGTCTGGATAGAAAAATGACTTATCCCAAATGCACACAGGGAC AACCTTGTCGAATATCTCAAGAAAAATTGGATGAAAACTTTCTGGAGCTTGATGCAACTGAagacaataaagtttattttgaagaTGGAGAAAACATTAACTTTGTCTGCAAACAAGGATATTTATCAGAATTCGATCTCACTGGATTATGTATTAGGCAGGATATTGTGTATCCCATATGTCATAAAACAGATGAGTAG
- the LOC140336754 gene encoding coagulation factor XIII B chain-like isoform X1 — translation MWWSVGRMLLALLASGKNVTPTGICTVSNLENGYHTPNKTTFKVGEHLLYQCNEGYMSAQRNTIEEAECLLSGWSAVLQCSEIKCFVPLSSGFDRHHPVYSNGQLAKFSCNEGMILKGSAISQCYYYGWDPQLPVCEATGIKSRCLPPPQPDNTENIEQKQDYFNGDKIQIKCKTGFKMYGSSSVLCQNGKWTAPPQCVRTLKCNKPPSIPFGILDAATTKDEYYSGNVVAYKCNKDFEMYGWPLSICINGKWSLPPACSKQGQNCSSPPSITNGEVKEIVKKQYISGSIVEYQCLKYYKALGSLEITCRNGLWTEPPLCLEPCTVGQRDLFNNNIELKNSISEKLYFEHDKIIEFLCSPGYELETSRSTLTTKCERGKLMYPKCVKKHSDGCAISEEVMLKNGITRNNPLLNIADGDTVEFQCVGNLVPEKTLTAKCNEGKIVYPHCIKQSSDSCQVSQDKIIQNNLLLPRSASERKVFRNGETMLIRCKPGYFALSPPMILKCLDRKMTYPKCTQGQPCRISQEKLDENFLELDATEDNKVYFEDGENINFVCKQGYLSEFDLTGLCIRQDIVYPICHKTDE, via the exons atgtggtggtcagtgggaagaatgttgcttgcattgctggccagtgggaagaatgtcactccaacag GGATCTGTACAGTTTCAAACTTGGAGAATGGATATCATACAccaaataaaacaacttttaaagtTGGAGAGCATCTCCTATATCAATGCAATGAAGGCTATATGAGTGCACAAAGAAATACCATAGAAGAAGCAGAATGCCTTTTGTCTGGATGGTCAGCTGTTCTACAATGTTCtg AAATTAAATGCTTTGTACCGCTATCCAGTGGTTTTGATAGACATCATCCAGTCTATTCCAATGGCCAACTAGCAAAATTTTCTTGTAATGAAGGGATGATACTAAAAGGATCAGCAATCAGCCAGTGTTACTACTATGGATGGGACCCCCAGTTACCAGTGTGCGagg ctactGGTATAAAATCTAGGTGTCTGCCACCACCACAGCCAGACAATACCGaaaatattgaacaaaaacaAGACTACTTTAATGGTGACAAAATTCAGATAAAATGCAAAACAGGTTTCAAAATGTATGGCTCTTCATCTGTACTTTGTCAAAATGGCAAATGGACAGCACCCCCTCAGTGTGTCA GGACATTGAAGTGTAATAAACCTCCCTCCATACCATTTGGAATACTGGATGCAGCAACTACAAAAGATGAATACTACAGTGGAAATGTTGTGGCGTACAAGTGCAACAAAGATTTTGAAATGTATGGGTGGCCTCTAAGCATCTGCATCAATGGGAAGTGGTCATTGCCTCCAGCATGTAGCA aacAAGGACAGAATTGCTCATCTCCGCCATCCATCACAAATGGAGAAGTAAAAGAAATAGTGAAGAAACAATACATATCTGGGTCGATAGTGGAATATCAATgtctaaaatattataaagctCTGGGAAGTTTGGAAATCACTTGCAGAAATGGACTCTGGACAGAACCACCACTTTGCCTTG AACCGTGCACAGTGGGGCAAAGAGATTTGTTCAACAATAATATTGAGTTAAAGAATTCAATAtctgaaaaactttattttgaacATGATAAAATAATTGAGTTTTTGTGCTCACCTGGATATGAACTAGAGACATCTCGCTCAACTTTAACAACTAAATGTGAAAGAGGAAAATTAATGTACCCCAAATGTGTAAAGAAACATTCTG ATGGTTGTGCTATATCAGAAGAAGTCATGCTAAAAAATGGTATTACTCGAAACAATCCACTTTTAAATATTGCTGATGGGGATACTGTAGAATTTCAATGTGTTGGAAATCTAGTTCCTGAAAAAACACTTACAGCAAAGTGTAATGAAGGAAAAATAGTATATCCCCACTGCATCAAGCAGA GCTCAGACTCATGCCAAGTTTCTCAAGataaaatcattcaaaataatctaTTGTTACCAAGGAGTGCTTCTGAACGTAAAGTCTTTAGAAATGGTGAGACAATGCTGATTAGGTGTAAGCCTGGATATTTCGCTTTATCTCCACCTATGATACTGAAATGTCTGGATAGAAAAATGACTTATCCCAAATGCACACAGGGAC AACCTTGTCGAATATCTCAAGAAAAATTGGATGAAAACTTTCTGGAGCTTGATGCAACTGAagacaataaagtttattttgaagaTGGAGAAAACATTAACTTTGTCTGCAAACAAGGATATTTATCAGAATTCGATCTCACTGGATTATGTATTAGGCAGGATATTGTGTATCCCATATGTCATAAAACAGATGAGTAG